Proteins co-encoded in one Papaver somniferum cultivar HN1 chromosome 5, ASM357369v1, whole genome shotgun sequence genomic window:
- the LOC113284200 gene encoding gamma-interferon-responsive lysosomal thiol protein-like, protein MASSSIFILSLFILLFSTQSSSGLDEITYSADASKVSLALYYESLCPYCSNFMVNYLPKIFTNGLIDIIDLKLIPYGNARITADNVITCQHGPNECVLNTVEACAIYVWPNLDKHFKFINCVETFVYKGQQSEWRSCFSKLGYEEKAVKDCYNSGLGKTLDLKYAKETNDLIPPHKYVPWVTVNEVPLYDEYEDFQTYVCNAYKGTPPTACQGKQLEISTKAKSNQLVAVTYMDETSPATKIMSRVTKGRRQMKF, encoded by the exons ATGGCTTCTTCTTCGATCTTTATATTATCTCTATTTATTCTATTATTTTCTACTCAATCATCATCTGGTCTTGATGAAATTACTTACTCTGCAGATGCTAGTAAAGTTAGTTTAGCTCTTTATTATGAATCACTGTGTCCATACTGTTCAAATTTCATGGTCAACTACTTACCAAAGATCTTCACAAATGGACTCATTGATATCATTGATCTCAAACTCATTCCTTATGGTAACGCCAGAATTACTGCTGACAACGTTATCACCTGCCAG CATGGACCGAATGAGTGTGTATTGAATACAGTGGAAGCTTGTGCAATATATGTCTGGCCTAATTTG GATAAGCATTTCAAGTTCATTAATTGCGTGGAGACCTTTGTTTATAAAGGCCAACAATCTGAATGGAGATCTTGTTTTTCAAAATTGGGGTACGAGGAGAAGGCTGTCAAAGATTGCTATAATAGTGGTTTGGGAAAAACG CTTGACTTAAAATATGCAAAGGAAACAAATGATCTTATCCCCCCTCATAAATACGTACCATGGGTGACTGTCAATGAAGTGCCACTTTATGAT GAGTATGAGGACTTCCAAACTTATGTCTGCAACGCCTACAAAGGTACTCCACCAACAGCTTGTCAAGGAAAACAGTTGGAGATCAGCACTAAAGCAAAATCAAACCAATTGGTTGCAGTTACCTACATGGACGAAACATCTCCAGCCACTAAAATCATGTCTAGAGTAACTAAAGGAAGGCGCCAAATGAAGTTCTGA